The following are encoded together in the Lactuca sativa cultivar Salinas chromosome 1, Lsat_Salinas_v11, whole genome shotgun sequence genome:
- the LOC111918496 gene encoding N-carbamoylputrescine amidase: protein MARRKEVVVSALQFACSDDVATNVDTAERLVRSAHEKGANIILIQELFEGYYFCQAQKEDFFQRAKPYKEHPTILRMQKLAKELGVVIPVSFFEEANNAHYNSIAIIDADGTDLGIYRKSHIPDGPGYQEKFYFNPGDTGFKVFQTKFAKIGVAICWDQWFPEAARAMVLQGAELLFYPTAIGSEPQDEGLDSREHWKRVMQGHAGANLVPLIASNRVGKEVIETEHGKSSITFYGNSFIAGPTGEIITVANDKEEAILVAEFDLDQIKSKRHSWGIFRDRRPDLYKVLLTLDGSNPSS, encoded by the exons ATGGCGAGGAGGAAGGAAGTAGTGGTTTCAGCTCTCCAGTTTGCTTGTTCCGACGATGTCGCCACTAACGTCGACACCGCCGAAAG GCTTGTGAGATCTGCTCATGAGAAGGGTGCTAATATCATCCTTATTCAG GAACTATTTGAGGGCTATTACTTTTGTCAAGCACAAAAGGAAGATTTCTTTCAGAGAGCAAAACCTTACAAAGAACATCCAACCATTTTAAG GATGCAGAAACTTGCAAAGGAATTAGGAGTTGTTATACCTGTGAGCTTCTTTGAGGAAGCAAATAATGCACATTACAACTCAATAGCCATAATTGATGCTGATGGAACTGATCTTGGAATATATAGAAAATCTCACATCCCAGATGGACCAG GATACCAAGAGAAATTCTACTTCAATCCAGGTGACACTGGCTTCAAG GTGTTCCAAACCAAGTTTGCTAAGATAGGCGTGG CAATATGTTGGGATCAATGGTTTCCGGAAGCTGCTAGAGCCATGGTTCTTCAAGGTGCAGAATTACTATTTTACCCAACTGCTATCGGCTCTGAGCCTCAAGACGAAGGTCTTGATTCACGTGAACATTGGAAACGCGTAATGCAAGGGCATGCTGGAGCTAATTTG gTACCTCTTATAGCATCAAATCGCGTAGGGAAGGAGGTGATTGAAACAGAACATGGTAAAAGTTCAATTACATTCTATGGGAACTCCTTTATAGCAG GACCTACTGGAGAAATTATCACAGTTGCTAATGATAAAGAGGAAGCAATTCTTGTAGCAGAGTTTGATCTTGATCAAATTAAATCCAAAAGACATAGTTGGGGAATATTCCGTGATCGACGCCCTGATTTATACAAGGTGCTTTTGACATTAGATGGAAGCAATCCTTCATCATAA